From Tachypleus tridentatus isolate NWPU-2018 chromosome 8, ASM421037v1, whole genome shotgun sequence, a single genomic window includes:
- the LOC143223024 gene encoding serine hydrolase-like protein isoform X1, which produces MFYDTLKLEAIFTRVSLLDNRCDKRICSTIKLKGSVGYKEHQSSLMMTSERERLGPKEIQIPLPYGHMAVKDWGPPDGLPLLALHGWLDNAGSFDTLIPLLLPNLRVIALDLPGHGLSSHKPPGSIYEFVHFLIDVKRVIEFYEWKKITIIGHSLGCGLAVFFASLYPNLVDCVIGIDLIKPVATPVEKITRRAAEAIDQHLLLEKKCSQEPPVYTQDQALQRLIDGLQNQVTEKSAKILMKRGTRLSSDGKGLIFTRDIHARKISLFNFDIEQQKLILSHLKCELLIIKAKEGPWYEDREILKDFLDLYARNSKRFQFTEVEGSHFVHLNNPERISPIINTFISKRLLENKEKL; this is translated from the exons ATGTTTTACGATACACTGAAACTGGAAGCCATATTCACTAGGGTGAGCCTGCTGGATAACAGATGTGATAAG AGAATTTGCTCAACGATTAAGTTAAAGGGATCTGTTGGTTACAAAGAACACCAGAGTTCTTTAATGATGACTTCAGAAAGAGAAAGGCTGGGTCCAAAAGAGATACAAATACCTCTTCCATATGGGCATATGGCTGTAAAAGATTGGGGACCACCAGATGGACTACCTCTACTAGCTTTACATGGCTGGTTGGACAATGCTGGTTCATTTGACACTTTAATCCCATTATTGCTTCCAAATTTGAGAGTTATTGCACTAGACTTACCAGGCCATGGTCTGTCTTCACACAAGCCTCCTGGTAGTATATATGAATTTGTCCATTTTCTCATTGATGTTAAAAGGGTTATTGAATTTTATGAATGGAAAAAGATTACTATAATAGGCCATAGTCTTGGTTGTGGATTAGCAGTATTTTTTGCAAGTCTTTATCCAAATCTAGTTGATTGTGTGATTGGTATTGATCTCATAAAGCCTGTAGCTACACCTGTGGAGAAGATAACTCGGAGAGCTGCTGAAGCTATTGACCAACATCTGCTATTGGAAAAGAAGTGTTCACAAGAACCACCAGTTTACACACAAGATCAGGCTCTTCAACGCCTAATAGATGGATTGCAAAACCAGGTTACTGAAAAGTCAGCCAAAATCCTGATGAAAAGGGGAACCAGACTATCTAGTGATGGAAAGGGTCTAATTTTCACCCGAGACATACATGCAAGGAAAATTTCTCTCTTTAACTTTGACATTGAACAACAGAAACTCATTCTATCACATCTGAAATGTGAACTGTTAATTATTAAGGCAAAAGAAGGACCTTGGTATGAAGATCGAGAAATACTAAAAGATTTCTTAGACCTGTATGCAAGAAATAGCAAAAGATTTCAGTTCACTGAGGTTGAGGGCTCCCACTTTGTTCACTTGAATAACCCAGAAAGAATTTCACCAATAATTAATACATTCATCTCTAAGAGGTTATTGgagaataaagaaaaactttaa
- the LOC143223024 gene encoding serine hydrolase-like protein isoform X2 → MKYASGLFYGIKRICSTIKLKGSVGYKEHQSSLMMTSERERLGPKEIQIPLPYGHMAVKDWGPPDGLPLLALHGWLDNAGSFDTLIPLLLPNLRVIALDLPGHGLSSHKPPGSIYEFVHFLIDVKRVIEFYEWKKITIIGHSLGCGLAVFFASLYPNLVDCVIGIDLIKPVATPVEKITRRAAEAIDQHLLLEKKCSQEPPVYTQDQALQRLIDGLQNQVTEKSAKILMKRGTRLSSDGKGLIFTRDIHARKISLFNFDIEQQKLILSHLKCELLIIKAKEGPWYEDREILKDFLDLYARNSKRFQFTEVEGSHFVHLNNPERISPIINTFISKRLLENKEKL, encoded by the exons atgaaatacgcaTCTGGTTTGTTCTACGGTATCAAG AGAATTTGCTCAACGATTAAGTTAAAGGGATCTGTTGGTTACAAAGAACACCAGAGTTCTTTAATGATGACTTCAGAAAGAGAAAGGCTGGGTCCAAAAGAGATACAAATACCTCTTCCATATGGGCATATGGCTGTAAAAGATTGGGGACCACCAGATGGACTACCTCTACTAGCTTTACATGGCTGGTTGGACAATGCTGGTTCATTTGACACTTTAATCCCATTATTGCTTCCAAATTTGAGAGTTATTGCACTAGACTTACCAGGCCATGGTCTGTCTTCACACAAGCCTCCTGGTAGTATATATGAATTTGTCCATTTTCTCATTGATGTTAAAAGGGTTATTGAATTTTATGAATGGAAAAAGATTACTATAATAGGCCATAGTCTTGGTTGTGGATTAGCAGTATTTTTTGCAAGTCTTTATCCAAATCTAGTTGATTGTGTGATTGGTATTGATCTCATAAAGCCTGTAGCTACACCTGTGGAGAAGATAACTCGGAGAGCTGCTGAAGCTATTGACCAACATCTGCTATTGGAAAAGAAGTGTTCACAAGAACCACCAGTTTACACACAAGATCAGGCTCTTCAACGCCTAATAGATGGATTGCAAAACCAGGTTACTGAAAAGTCAGCCAAAATCCTGATGAAAAGGGGAACCAGACTATCTAGTGATGGAAAGGGTCTAATTTTCACCCGAGACATACATGCAAGGAAAATTTCTCTCTTTAACTTTGACATTGAACAACAGAAACTCATTCTATCACATCTGAAATGTGAACTGTTAATTATTAAGGCAAAAGAAGGACCTTGGTATGAAGATCGAGAAATACTAAAAGATTTCTTAGACCTGTATGCAAGAAATAGCAAAAGATTTCAGTTCACTGAGGTTGAGGGCTCCCACTTTGTTCACTTGAATAACCCAGAAAGAATTTCACCAATAATTAATACATTCATCTCTAAGAGGTTATTGgagaataaagaaaaactttaa
- the LOC143223024 gene encoding serine hydrolase-like protein isoform X3 — protein sequence MMTSERERLGPKEIQIPLPYGHMAVKDWGPPDGLPLLALHGWLDNAGSFDTLIPLLLPNLRVIALDLPGHGLSSHKPPGSIYEFVHFLIDVKRVIEFYEWKKITIIGHSLGCGLAVFFASLYPNLVDCVIGIDLIKPVATPVEKITRRAAEAIDQHLLLEKKCSQEPPVYTQDQALQRLIDGLQNQVTEKSAKILMKRGTRLSSDGKGLIFTRDIHARKISLFNFDIEQQKLILSHLKCELLIIKAKEGPWYEDREILKDFLDLYARNSKRFQFTEVEGSHFVHLNNPERISPIINTFISKRLLENKEKL from the coding sequence ATGATGACTTCAGAAAGAGAAAGGCTGGGTCCAAAAGAGATACAAATACCTCTTCCATATGGGCATATGGCTGTAAAAGATTGGGGACCACCAGATGGACTACCTCTACTAGCTTTACATGGCTGGTTGGACAATGCTGGTTCATTTGACACTTTAATCCCATTATTGCTTCCAAATTTGAGAGTTATTGCACTAGACTTACCAGGCCATGGTCTGTCTTCACACAAGCCTCCTGGTAGTATATATGAATTTGTCCATTTTCTCATTGATGTTAAAAGGGTTATTGAATTTTATGAATGGAAAAAGATTACTATAATAGGCCATAGTCTTGGTTGTGGATTAGCAGTATTTTTTGCAAGTCTTTATCCAAATCTAGTTGATTGTGTGATTGGTATTGATCTCATAAAGCCTGTAGCTACACCTGTGGAGAAGATAACTCGGAGAGCTGCTGAAGCTATTGACCAACATCTGCTATTGGAAAAGAAGTGTTCACAAGAACCACCAGTTTACACACAAGATCAGGCTCTTCAACGCCTAATAGATGGATTGCAAAACCAGGTTACTGAAAAGTCAGCCAAAATCCTGATGAAAAGGGGAACCAGACTATCTAGTGATGGAAAGGGTCTAATTTTCACCCGAGACATACATGCAAGGAAAATTTCTCTCTTTAACTTTGACATTGAACAACAGAAACTCATTCTATCACATCTGAAATGTGAACTGTTAATTATTAAGGCAAAAGAAGGACCTTGGTATGAAGATCGAGAAATACTAAAAGATTTCTTAGACCTGTATGCAAGAAATAGCAAAAGATTTCAGTTCACTGAGGTTGAGGGCTCCCACTTTGTTCACTTGAATAACCCAGAAAGAATTTCACCAATAATTAATACATTCATCTCTAAGAGGTTATTGgagaataaagaaaaactttaa